A genomic region of Papaver somniferum cultivar HN1 chromosome 7, ASM357369v1, whole genome shotgun sequence contains the following coding sequences:
- the LOC113296444 gene encoding uncharacterized protein LOC113296444 — protein MDRDRIDLKEFEKMLRVKLHLDETEIPNLYWTIDPCLPEYLVTNEDLFKFWEHAVPDDKGFICLQMSVMNSEFRNDNDFIKDAMEQPVVTIDETPKKAPKRIAKKPVSKEKSVKISPTRRSPRLHAQSKNENSNGGASRKLLFMDLLNEVESQGFSCLSQATVVGSSSTPVDSFNHDYWVDEVNNTAAGDNTDAGDKTDAGDKANAGDKTDTGDKTDAGDNSDGDDEDNVVLENTTVDECHPIEDPNAPPIFDSDEENDIDYEDIVKTYKVGDESSDSSSSEEDNEEVSNDDKA, from the exons ATGGATAGAGATAGAATTGACCTTAAGGAATTTGAGAAGATGTTGCGTGTTAAGTTGCAtcttgatgaaacagaaattccaaATTTATATTGGACCATAGACCCATGTCTGCCTGAGTATTTGGTTACAAATGAAGACTTGTTTAAGTTTTGGGAGCATGCTGTACCTGATGATAAAGGGTTCATATGTTTACAAATGAGTGTAATGAATTCAGAATTTAGGAATGACAATGACTTCATTAAGGATGCAATGGAACAACCAGTAGTAACAATTGATGAGACTCCTAAGAAGgcacctaagaggattgctaagaAGCCAGTTTCAAAGGAAAAGTCAGTAAAGATATCACCTACAAGGAGATCACCAAGGTTGCATGCTCAATCAAAGAATGAAAACTCAAATGGAGGAGCATCTAGGAAGTTGTTGTTCATGGATCTGTTAAATGAAGTGGAATCTCAGGgtttttcttgcctaagtcaagcCACTGTTGTTGGTTCTAGCAGTACACCAGTTGATAGCTTTAATCATGATTACTGGGTTGATGAAGTAAACAACACTGCtgcaggggataacactgatgcaggggataagactgatgcaggggataaggctaatgcaggggataagactgatacaggggataagactgatgcaggggacaatagtgatggtgatgatgaggacaatgtggTGCTAGAGAACACTACTGTAGATGAATGTCACCCCATTGAAGACCCAAATGCTCCACCAAtctttgacagtgatgaagaaaatgatattgattatgaagaTATTGTCAAGACATACAAAGTTGGAGATGAAAGCAGTGATTCAAGCAGTAGTGAAGAAGACAATGAAGAAG TTTCTAATGATGACAAGGCATGA
- the LOC113293690 gene encoding uncharacterized protein LOC113293690 translates to MYGQLVMGLLFKRREESAKWNQNDLVPAAVKLINKMLDLVGKFDTEGSVVGQVYLVTNVSTKKIFTVNIVDKQCTCLQWQLRGFPCQHAVCALKLLRPNWKDYCAPYYSVEYYRTIYADAVNPLEDISEWNWEDKASMDINLKPPPYQRKTGRPAKKRKRSYDEPETVVKKRKCGKCGSTAGHNKRTCAGGDVGKNPTGFMPSTEYDAANCTFTSRDHPESSSARGKAKVNKSRGTSSFVGESTGPKNFGRAPTEPSTHGSTQDVLNFSQNFTGIGSVSQHIPVTKGKQSKAKKK, encoded by the exons ATGTATGGTCAGTTAGTAATGGGTTTGTTATTTAAGAGAAGGGAAGAATCTGCTAAGTGGAATCAAAATGATTTGGTCCCTGCTGCTGTTAAGTTGATAAATAAGATGCTTGACTTGGTTGGGAAGTTTGATACAGAAGGAAGTGTGGTTGGACAGGTTTATTTGGTAACTAATGTGTCTACCAAGAAAATTTTCACAGTGAACATTGTAGACAAACAATGCACTTGTTTGCAATGGCAGCTAAGGGGATTCCCTTGTCAACATGCTGTATGTGCATTGAAACTGCTCAGGCCAAACTGGAAAGA TTATTGTGCTCCTTACTactctgtggaatattataggaccaTATATGCAGATGCTGTAAATCCACTAGAAGACATAAGTGAATGGAACTGGGAAGATAAG GCATCCATGGACATCAACTTAAAGCCTCCTCCTTATCAAAGAAAAACTGGAAGACCagcaaagaagaggaagaggagctaTGATGAACCTGAAACTGTGGTGAAGAAAAGGAAATGTGGAAAGTGTGGATCTACTGCTGGTCATAATAAGAGAACCTgtgctggtggtgatgttggtaaaaACCCAACTGGATTCATGCCAAGCACCGAGTATGATGCTGCAAACTGCACCTTCACTAGTAGAGATCATCCTGAAAGTAGCAGTGCAAGGGGTAAAGCAAAGGTGAACAAATCCAGAGGTACATCTTCATTTGTTGGTGAGTCAACAGGACCTAAAAACTTTGGAAGAGCACCAACAGAACCTAGCACCCATGGATCTACACAAGATGTTCTGAATTTCAGTCAGAACTTTACTGGTATTGGATCTGTTAGTCAACATATTCCTGTCACAAAGGGAAAGCAAAGCAAGGctaagaagaagtag
- the LOC113293689 gene encoding uncharacterized protein LOC113293689 codes for MALKSVTKMLSQRLFPGGTRGGTETSKHITDENLRSLYAHLKQDIAEVNQLTDEFHAIFALKRAVTRDRIIWSSFILSVGFNVVQQFEEIMKSRNAIKDKESQLSARSAEKQELRLPALAA; via the exons ATGGCACTAAAAAGTGTCACAAAAATGTTATCCCAGAGGTTGTTTCCCGGGGGCACTAGAGGAGGAACCGAGACCAGCAAACAT ATTACGGATGAAAACTTGCGAAGTCTTTATGCACACCTTAAGCAGGATATTGCAGAAGTAAACCAACTCACTGATGAATTCCATGCTATCTTT GCCCTAAAAAGGGCGGTGACCAGGGATCGAATCATATGGTCATCGTTCATTCTCAGTGTTGGTTTTAACGTAGTTCAGCAGTTTGAAGAAATCATGAAAAGTAGAAATGCCATCAAAGATAAAGAATCCCAGTTGTCAGCTCGCAGTGCCGAAAAGCAAGAGTTACGATTGCCAGCTTTAGCAGCATAA